One segment of Tenrec ecaudatus isolate mTenEca1 chromosome 1, mTenEca1.hap1, whole genome shotgun sequence DNA contains the following:
- the LOC142437607 gene encoding histone H2B type 1-C/E/F/G/I gives MPEPAKSAPAPKKGSKKAVTKAQKKDGKKRKRSRKESYSVYVYKVLKQVHPDTGISSKAMGIMNSFVNDIFERIAGEASRLAHYNKRSTITSREIQTAVRLLLPGELAKHAVSEGTKAVTKYTSSK, from the coding sequence ATGCCTGAGCCAGCCAAGTCTGCACCCGCCCCGAAGAAGGGGTCCAAGAAGGCCGTGACCAAGGCGCAGAAGAAGGACGGCAAGAAGCGCAAGCGCAGCCGCAAGGAGAGCTACTCGGTGTACGTGTACAAGGTGCTGAAGCAGGTCCACCCCGACACTGGCATctcgtccaaggccatgggcatcATGAACTCGTTCGTGAACGACATCTTTGAGCGCATCGCCGGCGAGGCGTCCCGCCTGGCGCATTACAACAAGCGCTCGACCATCACGTCGCGGGAGATCCAGACGGCCGTGCGCCTGCTGCTGCCCGGGGAGCTGGCCAAGCACGCCGTGTCCGAGGGCACCAAGGCCGTCACCAAGTACACCAGCTCCAAGTAA
- the LOC142437608 gene encoding histone H3.1, whose amino-acid sequence MARTKQTARKSTGGKAPRKQLATKAARKSAPATGGVKKPHRYRPGTVALREIRRYQKSTELLIRKLPFQRLVREIAQDFKTDLRFQSSAVMALQEACEAYLVGLFEDTNLCAIHAKRVTIMPKDIQLARRIRGERA is encoded by the coding sequence ATGGCTCGCACCAAGCAGACTGCTCGCAAGTCGACCGGCGGCAAGGCGCCGCGCAAGCAGCTGGCCACCAAGGCGGCCCGCAAGAGCGCGCCGGCCACGGGCGGCGTGAAGAAGCCCCACCGCTACCGGCCCGGCACCGTGGCGCTGCGCGAGATCCGGCGCTACCAGAAGTCCACGGAGCTGCTGATCCGCAAGCTGCCCTTCCAGCGGCTGGTGCGCGAGATCGCGCAGGACTTCAAGACGGACCTGCGCTTCCAGAGCTCGGCCGTCATGGCGCTGCAGGAGGCGTGCGAGGCCTACCTGGTGGGGCTCTTCGAGGACACCAACCTGTGCGCCATCCACGCCAAGCGCGTCACCATCATGCCCAAGGACATCCAGCTGGCCCGCCGCATCCGCGGGGAGAGGGCATAA
- the LOC142437609 gene encoding histone H4-like: protein MSGRGKGGKGLGKGGAKRHRKVLRDNIQGITKPAIRRLARRGGVKRISGLIYEETRGVLKVFLENVIRDAVTYTEHAKRKTVTAMDVVYALKRQGRTLYGFGS from the coding sequence ATGTCTGGTCGCGGCAAAGGCGGGAAGGGTCTGGGCAAAGGCGGCGCCAAGCGGCACCGCAAGGTGCTCCGCGACAACATCCAGGGCATCACCAAGCCCGCCATCCGCCGGCTGGCTCGGCGCGGCGGCGTCAAGCGCATCTCGGGGCTCATCTACGAGGAGACGCGCGGCGTCCTCAAGGTGTTCCTGGAGAACGTGATCCGCGACGCCGTCACCTACACGGAGCACGCCAAGCGCAAGACGGTCACGGCCATGGACGTGGTCTACGCGCTCAAGCGCCAGGGACGCACCCTCTATGGCTTCGGCAGCTGA
- the LOC142437611 gene encoding histone H4: MSGRGKGGKGLGKGGAKRHRKVLRDNIQGITKPAIRRLARRGGVKRISGLIYEETRGVLKVFLENVIRDAVTYTEHAKRKTVTAMDVVYALKRQGRTLYGFGG; this comes from the coding sequence ATGTCTGGTCGCGGCAAAGGCGGGAAGGGCCTGGGCAAAGGCGGCGCCAAGCGGCACCGCAAGGTGCTCCGCGACAACATCCAGGGCATCACCAAGCCCGCCATCCGCCGGCTGGCTCGGCGCGGCGGCGTCAAGCGCATCTCGGGGCTCATCTACGAGGAGACGCGCGGCGTCCTCAAGGTGTTCCTGGAGAACGTGATCCGCGACGCCGTCACCTACACGGAGCACGCCAAGCGCAAGACGGTCACGGCCATGGACGTGGTCTACGCGCTCAAGCGCCAGGGACGCACCCTCTACGGCTTCGGCGGCTGA
- the LOC142437612 gene encoding histone H1.3-like, with translation MSETAPAVPAAPAPAEKTPVKKKAKKTGAAAAKRKASGPPVSELITKAVGASKERSGVSLAALKKALAAAGYDVEKNNSRIKLGLKSLVNKGILVQTKGTGASGSFKLNKKAGSGEVKPKAKKAGAAKAKKPAAAKKVKKAAGAATPKKSAKKTPKKAKKPAAAAGVKKVAKSPKKVKAAKAKKAAKSPAKAKATKAKASKPKAAKAKATKAKKAAPKKK, from the coding sequence ATGTCGGAGACTGCCCCCGCGGTCCCCGCGGCTCCCGCACCTGCGGAGAAAACACCTGTGAAGAAGAAAGCGAAGAAGACGGGCGCTGCCGCTGCCAAGCGCAAGGCGTCCGGCCCCCCGGTGTCCGAACTCATCACCAAAGCTGTGGGCGCCTCCAAGGAGCGCAGCGGCGTGTCCCTGGCCGCGCTCAAGAAGGCGCTGGCGGCCGCCGGCTACGACGTGGAGAAGAACAACAGCCGCATCAAGCTGGGCCTCAAGAGCCTGGTGAACAAGGGCATCCTGGTGCAGACCAAGGGCACCGGCGCCTCGGGCTCCTTCAAGCTCAACAAGAAGGCCGGCTCCGGGGAGGTCAAGCCCAAAGCCAAGAAGGCGGGCGCGGCCAAAGCCAAGAAGCCCGCCGCCGCCAAGAAGGTTAAGAAGGCGGCAGGAGCAGCCACCCCAAAGAAGAGCGCCAAGAAGACGCCCAAGAAGGCGAAGAAGCCAGCGGCTGCCGCTGGGGTCAAGAAAGTAGCCAAGAGCCCCAAGAAGGTGAAGGCTGCCAAGGCCAAAAAGGCGGCCAAGAGCCCAGCGAAAGCCAAGGCGACCAAGGCTAAGGCGTCTAAGCCCAAGGCGGCCAAGGCCAAGGCTACAAAGGCAAAGAAGGCAGCGCCCAAGAAGAAGTAA